TGATCGTTAACTTTGCTGCCGGCAACAGCGGCCCGAACAACGACACGCTCAATCCCTACAGCGCCAGCCCCTGTGTGATCAGCGTCGGTGCCGGCCACGCCAAGAACACGATGAAGGCCACGAATCCCCTGGTGAGTAAAGGGATGCCGGGTCAGCTGGCGAGCTTCTCGAGCCGCGGGATCAAGGGTGACGCGTTTCACCGCCCCGACATCGTCCTCCCTGGCGTGAACATCATTGCGGCCCGCGCCACCAGCGGCTCCATCGTGGAGCCCTACCTGGGCATGGACGGCACTTCTCCCGAGCCGATGTACTCCTCGATCTCCGGGACCAGCATGGCCACCCCGCACATGAGCGGCGTCGCGGCCCTGATGCTCGAAGTCAACCCCAGCCTCAACATGGACGGCGTCCTCGCTGCCGTCGCCAGCACCGCAAGTCCGATGTATGGAAAAGACGCTACGGGAGCGGTTCGCCAGCTGGAGGACTGGGAAGTAGGCGCGGGCTACGCTGATGCCTACGCTGCCGTCGAGAAAGCTGCCAGCACCGCCGGCACCCGCACCACCGTCGAGACCTCCCCGCTGACCAGCTGGACCGGCACGGTCGGGACGGCCGTGGACGGCACGCCCATCGCCGCCGAGCACAACCACACGGTCGTGGTGCCCACTGGTGCTTCCGCTGTCAAGATCAAGACCGACTGGGGCAACCCCGCCTACGACCTGGACCTGTACGTCTACGACGGTGCCGGCAAGCTGATTGCGTCAAGCGCAGAAGCGGCCAGCATCTCGGAAGAGGTCGTGATTCCGAATCCCGTTGCCGGCACCTACCGCGTGCAACTCAAGGGTTTCACGAATGCACAGACGGCGTACACTGGCACCGCCACCGTAGACCGGATCACCCCCGTTCAGTGAACTGAGCAGAACCCAAGTGCAGGGAGAACTCCACGTGGAGTTCTCCCTGCACTTATTGCATGTCCTTTGCCAGAGTAGCCTGGCGAAATGGCTTGTCACTGCTGCCCCTGAGGGCATCGCCTCGGTCGATTCCACGCGATGCGCCCGAGGGTAGGACAACCCTCTCCCGCAGTGGAAGAGCGGGCGCTGGTCAGACGGACTGGTGTGTTGCAGATGGTGCCCCTCATGACCCGCCCACGCGTGCGACTTTACCTGGCGGTGCGCAGTTCTTCCTCCACGGCCTGAAGAAAGAGCTGTCTTCGCCGCTCGTTGTATTCCTTCATGGCGGCCTGCTGCGCCAGCACAAGTCGCTGCTGAAGCTGCAGTGCATGCATCTGGAACAGTCGGTCTGCCTCCTGTTTTGCGGATGAATTCGCTTGGCAGAGCAGCCGATGACCTTCGAGCCAGGTCACCCACGACTCCGGCGACCGGCTGAGCAGACCACTATAGAACATCGCTTCTTCCCGACTTTTGAGGGAGATCTCAAATTGGTAAGCCAGGCCGGCCTGCTGTCTGAAGCTGTTTTCGGCCTCTGGCGTGCTCAGGCTGGGGTCCAGGTCTCCCAGGGTCAAGCCCACGTGCTCCAGTCGCTGCAAAAGTAGCGAGGCGGCTTTCCTCCGCTCTCCTTCGTAGGGGCTGTTGAGGGCCAGCTTCAGTACCCGCTGCAATTGTCCGTGTATTTCGTCCATAGCCCCTCAGTTCAACTCGGGAACGCCGCGCTCGATAGTTTCGATGGTGGCCTCGTACTGGGCCAACTGCTGTTTCAGGGCCCGGACCTGCCGGGTGGCCGCATCCTCCTCGACCTGCCAGCCCGGCAGGTCCCGCTTCAGTTGGGCGACGGCAGCCTCAAGCGCTTTCAGCTTTGTCCCCCGTTTCTTATCCAGCTGGCTGCGCACCAGATCGAATTCCTGGGGAGAAATCAGGGCCGGGTTGAACTGGAAGAACTGTTCGAGGGTGTCCCGCCACTGCACCAGGTCCTGATAGCGTTTCGGACCGACACCTTTGATCCAGCGAACACTCGGGGTGATGTCCTTGGCGGTGTACACCCCGTTCTTGTTCAGCATCGCGATCAAGGTAGGACCGACCCCGGGAACGTCGCCCGGACGAAGGTGGTGCTGAGCCAGGTGCCGGTCCAGCACCGGTTGCCGGTGCTGCTTGACCACCCGTAACAACTGGTCCTGCTCCTCCTGATCGATGGCCCGGACCGCGGCCCTCCCCTCTTCCAGACTTTTGAGGGCCCGCTTGTACCGTGACAGGACGCTGTTCCCTTGCTGCCGGTCGGTGGCCCGGCTGAGCTCGCGGCGGACCTCGTCCGCCTGCCGCTCAAACTCCTCGCGCTGCTGGTTTAGGAGCGCCTGATAGGTGGCTCTCTGCTGGGCCTTGAACTTCGCGAGTTGACCAGCCTGCCGGGCCTGCACGGCGGCTGGCGTGTTCTTCCTGAAGTTGAACCAGCTCAGGCCACCGAGCACCACCAGGGTCAGCCACCCTCCCCCCTGGCTCCCCACATACAGCGCCATCAGGAGGAACAGGGCACCCCATACGGTGGCAGATGCGCGAAGGACCGGCTGAGGCTCGGGCAGGGCCGGTAAAGCCGGCAGAGGCAGCGGTGAAGGTCTGGCGCTCAGCACCACCGGTCCCGGCGCGGCGGGCACCGGCAGTGAACGGACGCCGAGCCAGATGCGGTTGAGCTCGCCCTCCACATCCAGGCGCTTGGCAGCCGCCGGAATCCCTGTTTTTGCCGTGGCACTCTGGGCATTTCCCGGCAGCAGAGCGCACCAGGGACAGGCCAGGCGCCGGTCGTGCTTGTGGGACGGATTCTTGATGCAGGTGGCGAGCTGCGCGAACAGTTCCGCGAGTGTGCCTTCCCATTCGGCCGCGGTAGGCCGGCCCCGGTGGCGCGGCGAAAAGGACCGTTCGAACAGGTCCTGCAGGTCCACGTGCAGGGCGCTGAGCGTCAGGCTGAAGGGCGGGGGCCGGACCCCGTGCCGGTGCCGTAAGGAAAAGGCGAACTTGTCGGCCGCAATGGCTTCGGCCGGACTGGGGGTCGACCCGTTGTCGTGGACCCCCGCGTAGGGATGACGCCCTTCGAACAGGAGGTGGAAAATCAGCAGCGCCAGCCCGAACAGGTCATGTTCGGCCGTCCGGATCAGGGCTCCGAACCGGGTGCCCTGCAGCTCCGGCGGCGTGAACTCCGCGGTCCCGACCGGACAGGGGAAGGTGTCCGCCCCGACCTTGATCTGGAATGAATCGGTGTCGATGAACCGGACGATGCCCTGCTGCGAGACCATCACGTTGCGGGCACTCACGTCTCCCATCAGGTGACCGTGGCGGTGCAGCACCGCGAACGCCCGGGAGACATTGCGGGCGACATGCACCAGGAACCGCCAGTCGGCACTCGGGAAGTGCTTGCGGCGGGAGGCCAGGCGGTACAGGTTGTGCAGTTCGTGGTACTCCGTCTCGTTGACGAGCGGCATCACGAAGCCGTGGGTGTGGCCGGAGCTGTCTTTCAGGACCGTCTGGGGCCAGGCGCTGATGCTCAGCAGTTGAGGGTCACTGGCCCGGGCGAGCGCGTCCAGCTTCCGGACGGCCTGACGGTCGGGCGCACTCAGGTAGATCTTGGCCACCGTGTCCTTGCGCTGAGCCACCTCGTAGACGGCGCCCTGACCGCCCCGGCCGAGTTCCCGGCCCAGGTGGACGGTGTGCCCCTGGCCATCCACGAACTGCTTCATGGTCACGCCGGCAGGTCCTCCGTAGGTGCGTCCTCCGGTTCCACAGGGGGGATGGGCGGGTGAGCGGGCAGAGAAGGCGATTGTGCGGGTGGCTCGACTGGAGAAACAAGGGCTGGGGCTTCGGCCGGAGCCCGCCGGCTGCAGAGGATGAGCGTCTTGTCATCACTCGTCCGGGCGTTGATGTTCGGGCCGTTCAGAAACCGTTCCAGCCCTCCCTGAAGGGCCTGATGCGCCTCGGTCCCCATCCCGTCGAGACCATCCACCGCCTGGAAGAGGGGTTCGAAGAACGGTGGGTGCGGCCCACGCTGCTGCAGGGAGAGGGCCAGGGTCTGCAGCCCGTCGGTCATCAGCGCCACCCGGTCCAGGACCGCGTCGATCAGGCGGGTATGAATGTGCTTCTCAGCGACGTCGGTCAGGAAATAGGTCTGGTTGGCATACTCCCCGTTGTCCGGCCAGACCACCACTTCCAGCGGCGAGGAGGCGCTCTGCACGACGGCCGCGCCGTCCCCGACCTGAAGGAACCATGCCCGGTCGGGAAGGACAGCCGCGACGTTCAGCGTGCAGGCCAGGTCGCGCAGGGCGTAGTCCTGCTCCTCAGCGTAATTTTCCAGCACCGTCCGGAGACTGGCCACCAGTGTGAGGCCGTCGTGCTCGTCCAGAAATTCCTGACCGTCACTCAGGCGCATCTCCAGCCACTGCACAGTGGCCTGGCAGGCCTGCATGCTGCCTTCGTCCGAATGCGCGGCACTGCCAGCTCCGTCCGAAGTCACCAGCAGCAGGAGCGGCTGATCCTCTCCGGTCGTGACCTCCCGGACCAGATGGTGGTCCTGACAGGGCTGCCCGGTGGTCACATGGGCGGTGCCCATCACTGAGGCGTGCACATACCGCCAGTCCGGCAAGGTCAGACCTCAGCCCACCCGGCTGGACTCGCGAGCGGCACGGTGTCTCCAGGTGTGCTCCGGGACACGCTCTTGAGGCTCGCTGACAGCCATTGGAACAGCTCACGGAACTTGAGCCCGTCGAGCATCAGCGGCTCGCGCGTCGACAGGTTGCGCAGCATCTTCAGGTCGGCGCCCTGGACCCCGACGCTGAAAAAAGCGAAGGCTTTGCTTTCCTCGCCCTGACGGACCACCTCGGCTGCCTGACTCCAGCTGTCGGTCGGGGCACCGTCCGTGATCAGGAAGACCCAGGGACGGTACAGACCGATGCCGCCCTGTCGGATGATCTCCTTACGCCGCTTCAGCATCTCGAGGCCATGCAGCACTGCGCCTCCCAGCGGCGTGGCCCCGTCGGCCTCCAGGTGAGGAGGCAAGAAGTGCTGCGCAGACGTGAAATCCATAACCTCGCGGACCGGGCCGAAGGTCACCATCGCGATCTCACAGCGGGCGGCGGCCAGCGGGTCGTCGATCAGATCGTCCTTGAAGTGCGCCAGGCCGGCGTTCAGCTGCCTGATCTTTTCACCCTTCATGCTGCCGCTGTTGTCGATCAGCAGCAGGACCGGGCAGCGTGGCTCGGGATTCTCAGCGAATTCGGCAAGGTCGAACGGGAGCTGGGAATATTCACTTTCGGCCATGCAGAAATTGTAGGGCGTCGAGTTCAGCCGCCGTACTGCAACGGTCTCCCGCGCTGAGCCTCCGCTGCAACTTCACAACCCCCGGCCGGGGATGGGAGCCCAGGCGAAGGGTGAGGCTGATGATCGCTGCGTTGGACGCATCGTTGCCGGTTAGTGATTCTGTTCACGTCCCAAGCTGTGTCCTTCTGGAAGCTTCCCGCCTTGAGGGCCAGGGCCATACCTCGACCCAGGTGCCCGGTCCACCTCCCTCAATTCGTGGTGCATGCGCTGTCGCTACGTTGCAGACAAACTTAAGGGACCGATCATGAGGTGCAGATCAGTCCTTCACGTGTGTCACAGTTAATAGAAAGCTCATAAGCTGATTGTTTCGGGCTAGAAAGAGTCAGGGTTGAGCGCGGTCTGGAGGGTCTATGGATGTACGCCGTGGTCCGACTCGTTTCGCCTCCCTGAGTTTGCCCCTGCTGCTCTTCGCTTGCACTCAGGCCCCAGAGGCTGTCGACAATCCGTACACCGGGGGTAAGCAGTATCCCTGGAGCAGCCGCCTGGAAGCCCCTCTCGCCGATCCCTACGCCGCAGGCCGCCACTACTCCTGGAGCGGCCCAGTGGCTGCCACAGAACCGAGCGGCCAAGCCCTGAACTCGGGCGAAAACTTCCTGTCTGACCTCACCTGGACCTCCGCCACCAGCAGCTGGGGTCCCATTGAGAAAGACCGCAGCAACGGCGAGCAGGCCCAGGGTGACGGCCGGACCCTCACCATCGGCGGGCAAACCTTTTCCAAGGGGCTGGGTCTGCATGCCAGAGCCGAGGTGCGTTACGCCTTGAACGGCCAGTGCGGTACCTTCTCTGCCTCCCTGGGCATTGACGACGAGGTGGGGGACCGGGGCAGCGTCACCTTCCAGGTGTACGGCGATGGGGTCAAGCTGTACGACAGTGGGATGGTGACGGGGGCAAACCCCGCGAGGATCATGAGCGTCAGTGTGGATGGCGTCCGCGAGCTGAGGCTGGTCACCGAGGGTGGAACGTCCATCGATTACGACCATGCCGACTGGGGGAATGCCAGGGTGTCATGCACCGCCACGGCTCCCACCGGGGAGCCTTTCCTGAGTGACCTGCCCTACACCTCAGCGACGAACGGTTGGGGTCCAGTGGAACTGGACCGCAGCAACGGGGAGCAGGGGCTCGGCGATGGCCGCACCCTGACCATCGGGAGCCAGGCCTCTTCCAAAGGTCTGGGCGTGCATAGTCCATCCACGGTGACCTACTACCTGGGGGAGAACTGCACCAGTTTCTCGGCCAACGTCGGCGTAGACGACGAGGTAGGCGACCGCGGCAGCGTGGCGTTCGAGGTGTACGGCGACGACAGGAAGCTGTCCGGCAGTGCGGTGCTCCGTGGTGTCGACGGGAGCGTAACCGTACAGGCTGATGTGACTGGGGTGCACAGCCTCAGGCTGGTCACCACGAACGGTGGGGACCACATCGACTACGACCACGCCGACTGGGCGAATGCGAGGCTTTCCTGCGGCACCATTCCACCGCCTTCGCTGACGACGCAGAC
The sequence above is drawn from the Deinococcus malanensis genome and encodes:
- a CDS encoding S8 family serine peptidase is translated as IVNFAAGNSGPNNDTLNPYSASPCVISVGAGHAKNTMKATNPLVSKGMPGQLASFSSRGIKGDAFHRPDIVLPGVNIIAARATSGSIVEPYLGMDGTSPEPMYSSISGTSMATPHMSGVAALMLEVNPSLNMDGVLAAVASTASPMYGKDATGAVRQLEDWEVGAGYADAYAAVEKAASTAGTRTTVETSPLTSWTGTVGTAVDGTPIAAEHNHTVVVPTGASAVKIKTDWGNPAYDLDLYVYDGAGKLIASSAEAASISEEVVIPNPVAGTYRVQLKGFTNAQTAYTGTATVDRITPVQ
- a CDS encoding protein kinase domain-containing protein, which produces MKQFVDGQGHTVHLGRELGRGGQGAVYEVAQRKDTVAKIYLSAPDRQAVRKLDALARASDPQLLSISAWPQTVLKDSSGHTHGFVMPLVNETEYHELHNLYRLASRRKHFPSADWRFLVHVARNVSRAFAVLHRHGHLMGDVSARNVMVSQQGIVRFIDTDSFQIKVGADTFPCPVGTAEFTPPELQGTRFGALIRTAEHDLFGLALLIFHLLFEGRHPYAGVHDNGSTPSPAEAIAADKFAFSLRHRHGVRPPPFSLTLSALHVDLQDLFERSFSPRHRGRPTAAEWEGTLAELFAQLATCIKNPSHKHDRRLACPWCALLPGNAQSATAKTGIPAAAKRLDVEGELNRIWLGVRSLPVPAAPGPVVLSARPSPLPLPALPALPEPQPVLRASATVWGALFLLMALYVGSQGGGWLTLVVLGGLSWFNFRKNTPAAVQARQAGQLAKFKAQQRATYQALLNQQREEFERQADEVRRELSRATDRQQGNSVLSRYKRALKSLEEGRAAVRAIDQEEQDQLLRVVKQHRQPVLDRHLAQHHLRPGDVPGVGPTLIAMLNKNGVYTAKDITPSVRWIKGVGPKRYQDLVQWRDTLEQFFQFNPALISPQEFDLVRSQLDKKRGTKLKALEAAVAQLKRDLPGWQVEEDAATRQVRALKQQLAQYEATIETIERGVPELN
- a CDS encoding PP2C family serine/threonine-protein phosphatase; translated protein: MGTAHVTTGQPCQDHHLVREVTTGEDQPLLLLVTSDGAGSAAHSDEGSMQACQATVQWLEMRLSDGQEFLDEHDGLTLVASLRTVLENYAEEQDYALRDLACTLNVAAVLPDRAWFLQVGDGAAVVQSASSPLEVVVWPDNGEYANQTYFLTDVAEKHIHTRLIDAVLDRVALMTDGLQTLALSLQQRGPHPPFFEPLFQAVDGLDGMGTEAHQALQGGLERFLNGPNINARTSDDKTLILCSRRAPAEAPALVSPVEPPAQSPSLPAHPPIPPVEPEDAPTEDLPA
- a CDS encoding vWA domain-containing protein yields the protein MAESEYSQLPFDLAEFAENPEPRCPVLLLIDNSGSMKGEKIRQLNAGLAHFKDDLIDDPLAAARCEIAMVTFGPVREVMDFTSAQHFLPPHLEADGATPLGGAVLHGLEMLKRRKEIIRQGGIGLYRPWVFLITDGAPTDSWSQAAEVVRQGEESKAFAFFSVGVQGADLKMLRNLSTREPLMLDGLKFRELFQWLSASLKSVSRSTPGDTVPLASPAGWAEV